One part of the Candidatus Poribacteria bacterium genome encodes these proteins:
- a CDS encoding GTP-binding protein — protein sequence MNTATLNNQVPVTVLTGFLGSGKTTLLNRILTENHGKRIAVIENEFGEIGVDNDLVIGAEEEIFEMNNGCICCTVRGDLIRILGNLMKRRDKFDYIMVETTGLADPGPVAQTFFMDAEMQEKLQLDSVTTLVDAKHIWQHIDDSDEAREQIAFADVILLNKIDLVTEGELEQLEARIRSMNAAAKIYRTKNAVVEMDKILNVGGFDLDRAMEIDPQFMEPEYPFEWAGVYNLSTGTHELVLQEGPDPTMKVALVPVNESTDEALKAAVEPVVLVFSDDEHELSAGGTLQPSGHLIALNLTADELRFDVQIDRPGAYALFTEHHPDEFQAQLFGSGTLVKPVVEREFKPDHEHDDEVTSVGITTPGDLDPDRLNDWISNLLMTKGVDIFRMKGILSIKGQPNRFVFQGVHMLFDGRPDRPWDDESRYNSLIFIGRNLDRAELTEGFEACLA from the coding sequence ATGAACACAGCCACGCTAAACAATCAAGTCCCTGTCACCGTGTTGACAGGCTTTTTGGGGTCTGGTAAAACCACGCTTCTCAACCGTATTCTCACCGAAAACCATGGCAAACGTATCGCCGTCATCGAAAACGAGTTTGGCGAGATCGGTGTCGATAATGATTTGGTCATCGGTGCCGAAGAAGAGATTTTCGAGATGAACAATGGTTGCATCTGCTGCACGGTGCGCGGGGATCTCATCCGTATTTTGGGGAATCTGATGAAGCGTCGCGATAAGTTCGACTACATCATGGTCGAAACTACAGGGCTTGCGGACCCCGGGCCAGTTGCGCAGACGTTCTTTATGGATGCCGAAATGCAGGAGAAACTGCAACTCGATTCCGTCACGACGCTGGTTGATGCCAAACACATCTGGCAGCACATCGATGACAGCGACGAGGCACGTGAACAGATTGCCTTTGCCGATGTCATTTTGTTGAACAAGATTGACCTTGTGACCGAGGGAGAGTTAGAGCAACTGGAAGCCAGAATTCGCAGCATGAACGCTGCAGCGAAGATTTATCGAACGAAAAACGCCGTGGTTGAAATGGACAAGATTCTCAATGTCGGCGGATTCGATCTGGACCGGGCGATGGAGATTGACCCACAGTTTATGGAGCCGGAGTATCCCTTTGAATGGGCGGGTGTTTATAACCTTTCGACAGGCACGCATGAACTGGTTCTCCAAGAAGGTCCTGACCCGACGATGAAAGTCGCGTTGGTGCCCGTAAATGAGTCAACCGATGAAGCTTTGAAAGCCGCTGTTGAGCCAGTCGTTCTGGTTTTCTCCGATGATGAGCATGAACTTTCGGCGGGTGGCACCCTTCAACCGAGTGGACACCTCATTGCATTGAATCTCACGGCGGACGAATTACGCTTTGACGTGCAGATCGACCGCCCCGGTGCTTACGCGCTGTTTACCGAGCATCACCCCGACGAATTTCAAGCACAACTCTTTGGCAGCGGCACCCTTGTCAAGCCAGTTGTTGAACGCGAATTTAAGCCAGACCACGAACATGATGACGAAGTCACATCGGTCGGCATCACAACCCCCGGCGACCTCGACCCCGATCGGCTGAACGATTGGATTAGCAATCTGCTTATGACAAAAGGGGTCGACATCTTCCGCATGAAAGGTATTCTGAGCATCAAGGGGCAGCCAAACCGATTCGTCTTCCAAGGTGTTCATATGCTATTCGACGGTCGCCCCGACCGCCCCTGGGATGATGAATCGCGCTACAATAGCCTCATCTTCATCGGGCGCAACCTCGACCGGGCCGAATTGACTGAGGGGTTTGAAGCATGTCTCGCTTGA
- a CDS encoding MerC domain-containing protein: MKRYFNRELADTTGACLSVACAACLPVACAIHCLAMPLLGTVLPLIGLSFLANERVELVLILAAIGLAVGSLAWGVRRHRNWRAFLVLIAALAFIATAQTAVEGTFEVVFYSIGGVLLASAHLVNRYLCKTCLTCEAENA, encoded by the coding sequence TTGAAAAGATATTTTAACCGCGAATTAGCAGATACGACGGGCGCGTGTCTCTCTGTCGCATGCGCGGCGTGTCTCCCTGTCGCATGCGCGATTCATTGCTTGGCAATGCCGCTTTTAGGGACAGTTTTGCCTTTAATTGGGTTGAGTTTCCTTGCGAATGAGCGTGTTGAATTGGTCCTTATCCTTGCGGCAATTGGATTGGCAGTTGGGAGTTTAGCGTGGGGGGTTCGACGCCACCGAAACTGGCGAGCGTTTTTGGTACTGATAGCGGCGTTAGCATTCATCGCTACCGCTCAGACAGCCGTTGAAGGCACTTTTGAAGTGGTCTTTTACAGTATCGGCGGCGTTTTACTCGCATCGGCGCATCTCGTGAATCGGTACCTCTGTAAGACCTGTTTAACATGTGAGGCAGAAAATGCCTAA
- a CDS encoding WD40 repeat domain-containing protein gives MSRLNTVSNRFFQPSQLRENWTATISDHVIDLAWSPDGRYIAAASVLGPVTIFEGRHRAVIHAFDGHEFGTMSIAWRPDSKVLASAGQDGKIRLWDITSGEATHSLDGGAAWVEHLTWSGGKKPILASAAGRKLKLWNAVGDLVREYSDHQSTISGLQWRPRVRQLASIAYGGVALWDPQQSEAVRRLEWQGSSLVVAWSPDGKHIATGDQDSTVHFWIMSTGKDLQMTGYPTKVRELSWDATSRYLATGGGQEVTVWDCSGRGPAGTSPITLSRHQDFLSVVRFQHRGKLLASGSADGLVYVWQLRGRISSLAVHEAALTAGVTSLVWSPDDQYIAVGDESGGVSVFSIS, from the coding sequence ATGTCTCGCTTGAACACCGTGAGCAACCGCTTTTTCCAGCCCTCTCAACTGCGCGAAAATTGGACGGCAACCATCAGCGATCACGTCATTGATCTGGCGTGGTCCCCTGATGGGAGATATATTGCTGCCGCGTCGGTTCTCGGTCCAGTGACAATTTTTGAAGGGCGTCATCGAGCGGTTATCCATGCCTTTGACGGGCATGAATTCGGTACAATGTCAATCGCTTGGCGTCCAGACAGCAAGGTGCTTGCAAGCGCAGGACAGGATGGGAAAATTCGGTTGTGGGATATAACAAGTGGCGAAGCGACCCATTCGCTTGACGGGGGCGCAGCATGGGTTGAGCACCTCACTTGGAGTGGTGGTAAAAAACCGATACTCGCCTCTGCCGCTGGTCGTAAGCTGAAACTCTGGAACGCTGTCGGCGATCTTGTTCGCGAATATTCCGACCATCAGAGCACGATTTCTGGTCTCCAGTGGAGACCGCGTGTAAGGCAACTCGCCTCGATTGCCTACGGCGGCGTCGCGCTGTGGGACCCGCAACAGTCGGAAGCCGTCCGCCGATTGGAATGGCAAGGCTCATCACTGGTGGTTGCGTGGAGCCCTGACGGCAAACACATCGCCACGGGAGATCAAGATTCGACCGTACATTTCTGGATTATGTCTACCGGTAAGGACTTGCAAATGACTGGCTATCCGACGAAAGTGCGAGAACTCTCGTGGGATGCCACGAGCCGATACTTGGCTACGGGAGGCGGTCAGGAAGTTACGGTGTGGGATTGTTCCGGTCGCGGCCCGGCCGGTACCAGTCCCATTACGCTTTCCAGGCATCAGGATTTTCTCAGCGTTGTGCGTTTTCAACATCGCGGAAAACTGCTGGCCTCAGGCAGCGCCGACGGTCTGGTCTACGTCTGGCAATTGCGAGGCAGAATCAGTTCTCTGGCGGTTCATGAAGCCGCTCTGACAGCGGGGGTCACAAGCCTCGTTTGGTCACCGGATGACCAGTATATTGCTGTTGGTGACGAGTCGGGTGGGGTAAGCGTTTTTTCGATAAGTTAA
- a CDS encoding TonB-dependent receptor → MLRKRPYLFVLVSGIIVCLFCYLRDVQSASDTTPSLKGEVVETRSRARLTGVTVRIVGLEKSVQTDANGKFKFDGVPEGEQTFLFMKVGYRQFEQRVDVNASTPYLQVALEALPFQLETIRVYGSNRSLSQFEETTDLALGEAELQRRLGMTLANTLADELGVSQRMMGRAIARPVIRGLGGDRLLILENGERTGDKSASSADHAVSIDPTTAEGVEITRGPASLIYGSSTLGGVINVKSNNIPQVLPKRLNMHLTFQGESVNSGLTGTTGFTFPIGDFAGNVEWNRRLASDIQTPVGVLENTALSNVNFSGGASLIKPWGFIGASGSSYRSDYGVPGSPEGHISGVNIELDKQRYEGQMEYRFNTAILEKVRLQTAYTRYQHQEWESNGRLGVEFGLLTYNVSAMAHLFDNAIAGVWWEYRDHATDGFYWTPHTREFALAGFYLNQRNFDKFTLQGAIRYDLRRSEPFRPGAVVRAGAVQRRDFNGFSGAASGIYHWTDRLSTGATLMKTFRAPGIEELFSDGPHLAVFSYEIGNAELGSENGYGTELFAKYVNDRFRLNFALFRNQIQNYLVPTNSGEKEWGSGAAGWLWIYQYMGHDVVMDGAEIQIGGEILSQIHLQLNMSYVNGTIQTNGRPLERVPPLNGKFAISYTPAPLHLYVASRFSGSQTRLGEFEEPTDGYLVYDIGSYLNFSWWQLENMVVFEVENLFDTTYREHLSRIKAAMPEPGRNVKLLYKLNF, encoded by the coding sequence CTATCTCAGAGATGTCCAAAGTGCCTCGGACACAACGCCATCTCTAAAGGGAGAAGTTGTCGAAACACGGAGCCGCGCCCGACTCACTGGGGTTACCGTTCGTATTGTCGGGCTTGAGAAAAGCGTACAGACCGACGCGAACGGCAAATTTAAGTTTGACGGCGTACCGGAGGGAGAGCAGACGTTTCTGTTCATGAAAGTCGGCTATCGGCAGTTTGAACAGAGGGTTGATGTCAATGCCTCCACCCCGTATCTGCAGGTTGCGTTGGAGGCACTGCCCTTTCAATTGGAAACAATTAGGGTATACGGTTCAAATCGCTCTCTTTCACAGTTTGAAGAAACAACCGACTTAGCATTGGGCGAAGCGGAACTCCAAAGACGGTTAGGGATGACCTTGGCGAACACGTTGGCGGATGAGCTGGGCGTTTCACAACGGATGATGGGACGGGCGATCGCCCGTCCTGTTATTCGGGGATTGGGCGGTGACAGGTTGCTCATCCTTGAAAACGGTGAACGCACCGGCGATAAATCGGCATCCAGTGCCGACCATGCCGTATCCATTGATCCGACGACTGCCGAGGGCGTTGAAATTACGCGGGGCCCCGCATCGCTTATCTACGGATCAAGCACGTTGGGTGGTGTTATTAACGTCAAAAGCAACAATATCCCTCAAGTCTTGCCAAAACGCCTTAACATGCACCTAACGTTCCAAGGTGAATCTGTAAACTCAGGTTTGACTGGAACAACAGGTTTTACGTTCCCAATTGGTGATTTTGCGGGCAATGTAGAATGGAATCGGCGCCTTGCATCTGATATACAAACCCCGGTAGGTGTACTCGAAAATACCGCCCTTTCAAATGTTAATTTTTCAGGCGGTGCTTCGTTGATTAAGCCGTGGGGGTTCATCGGTGCCTCTGGCAGCAGTTATCGCTCAGATTACGGCGTTCCTGGCTCACCAGAGGGACATATTAGCGGGGTCAACATCGAGCTCGACAAGCAACGTTATGAAGGACAAATGGAGTACCGATTCAATACAGCAATACTTGAAAAGGTAAGACTCCAGACAGCCTATACGCGTTATCAGCATCAAGAATGGGAGTCCAACGGGAGACTTGGTGTCGAATTCGGTTTGTTAACCTACAACGTCTCAGCGATGGCGCATCTGTTCGACAACGCGATTGCAGGTGTTTGGTGGGAATACCGAGACCATGCCACAGACGGATTTTACTGGACCCCGCACACCCGTGAGTTCGCGTTGGCGGGATTTTATCTAAACCAGCGTAACTTTGACAAATTCACCTTACAGGGGGCTATCCGCTACGACCTGAGGCGTTCGGAACCGTTTAGACCTGGGGCAGTTGTCCGAGCCGGAGCTGTCCAACGCCGCGATTTCAACGGTTTCTCCGGGGCTGCCTCTGGAATTTACCATTGGACAGATAGACTGAGTACCGGGGCTACCCTGATGAAAACGTTCCGCGCACCGGGGATCGAGGAACTTTTCAGCGATGGTCCGCATCTCGCTGTCTTTTCTTATGAAATTGGCAATGCGGAACTGGGATCCGAAAACGGATACGGCACGGAACTCTTCGCCAAATACGTAAACGACAGATTCAGACTCAACTTTGCGCTTTTCAGGAATCAGATACAGAACTATCTCGTTCCGACGAACAGCGGTGAAAAAGAGTGGGGCAGCGGCGCAGCAGGATGGTTGTGGATTTATCAATACATGGGACACGATGTTGTAATGGATGGGGCTGAAATCCAGATAGGTGGTGAGATCCTCTCACAGATTCATCTTCAGCTCAATATGAGTTACGTCAACGGAACGATTCAAACCAATGGGCGACCATTAGAGCGTGTCCCACCCCTCAACGGTAAATTTGCCATCAGCTACACGCCTGCCCCGTTGCATTTGTATGTCGCATCCCGTTTTTCAGGCAGCCAGACCCGACTCGGTGAATTTGAGGAACCCACAGACGGCTATCTCGTCTATGATATCGGCAGCTATCTCAATTTTTCGTGGTGGCAGCTTGAGAACATGGTCGTTTTCGAGGTTGAAAACCTCTTTGATACAACGTATCGTGAACATCTGTCCCGCATCAAAGCAGCAATGCCGGAACCGGGACGGAATGTGAAACTCTTGTATAAGCTTAATTTTTAA
- a CDS encoding zinc ABC transporter substrate-binding protein, with protein MQRIYIAVCLIGILVWAGCDPKGQLDVATGDKLRVVTTIGMITDIVKNVGGTRVAVTGIVEPGVDPHFYNLTPKDVQRLGLAHIIFYNGLHLEAKMVDILAKMSGDTLTVAVTDAVDRSLLLTPSEYEGLYDPHLWFDVKLWMQAARKVRDALSEFDADNTVLYQSNAERYLTKLMELDEYVKSQVERVPSQQRVLVTAHDCFNYFGKAYGFEVRGLQGISTATEAGIADVRELATFIAERRISAIFVESSISSRSLEAVQAAVKAKGFDVKIGGVLFTDAMGNEGTPEGTYIGMIRHNIDTIVHALIGKSEL; from the coding sequence ATGCAGAGAATATACATTGCAGTGTGTTTAATAGGCATACTGGTATGGGCTGGCTGTGATCCGAAGGGACAGCTGGATGTTGCCACAGGCGATAAACTTCGCGTTGTTACCACGATCGGTATGATTACTGATATTGTTAAAAATGTTGGCGGTACGCGCGTTGCGGTGACTGGGATAGTGGAACCTGGCGTAGACCCACACTTTTACAACCTGACGCCTAAAGATGTTCAAAGGCTCGGTTTAGCACACATCATCTTCTATAACGGGCTGCACCTTGAAGCAAAAATGGTGGACATCCTTGCGAAGATGTCGGGGGACACGCTGACGGTCGCCGTAACAGATGCCGTAGATCGGAGTCTACTGCTAACACCCTCAGAATACGAGGGACTCTACGATCCGCACTTATGGTTTGACGTGAAGCTTTGGATGCAAGCGGCCAGAAAGGTTCGCGATGCCCTGAGTGAATTCGATGCTGATAATACTGTCCTGTACCAAAGCAATGCCGAACGCTATCTCACGAAACTCATGGAACTTGACGAGTATGTAAAGTCGCAAGTGGAACGCGTACCATCTCAGCAACGCGTGCTTGTGACTGCGCACGACTGTTTTAACTACTTCGGAAAGGCGTACGGGTTTGAGGTACGTGGATTACAAGGTATTAGCACCGCGACAGAAGCCGGTATCGCTGATGTACGGGAATTGGCGACGTTTATTGCAGAGCGGCGTATCTCTGCTATTTTTGTAGAATCATCCATCTCTTCACGGAGTCTTGAAGCGGTGCAAGCCGCTGTGAAGGCAAAAGGATTTGATGTGAAGATTGGTGGTGTACTCTTCACAGACGCTATGGGAAACGAGGGAACACCTGAAGGTACCTACATCGGGATGATCCGACATAATATTGATACGATTGTACATGCTTTGATTGGGAAATCGGAGTTATAA
- a CDS encoding sigma-54 dependent transcriptional regulator — MALQTKLETDYSFGEIIGKNKKMQQVFTQIQTAAAGDITVLIQGETGTGKELIAKSIHDNSSRKVGPFVAINCAAIPTDLIESELFGHERGAFTGATHQRIGKFEQANTGTLFLDEIWDMPLTLQAKLLRVLQERECQRLGGTSTISIDLRILAATNQDLEDAIRNGYFRKDLYYRISAFHITVPPLRKRREDIPILADHFLTKYAAAAEKSIRAISTDALQMLRQHDFPGNVRELENIIASAVLYETTDLLQPQSLPLSLTQESSQAITNDPMDTTVILPLGEVERRAIVHALKVTGGNMSDAAQQLGIGRTTLYRKLDKYNLLP; from the coding sequence ATGGCATTACAGACCAAACTTGAAACAGACTATTCCTTTGGCGAAATCATCGGCAAAAATAAAAAAATGCAACAGGTGTTCACACAGATTCAAACAGCGGCAGCAGGGGATATTACTGTCCTAATTCAAGGTGAAACCGGGACTGGTAAAGAATTGATCGCAAAATCAATACATGATAACAGCTCGCGAAAAGTAGGCCCTTTCGTTGCCATCAATTGTGCTGCAATACCAACCGACTTGATTGAAAGTGAATTATTTGGCCATGAACGTGGGGCTTTCACCGGAGCAACCCATCAACGCATCGGAAAGTTTGAACAAGCGAACACCGGTACACTTTTTCTCGATGAAATTTGGGATATGCCACTCACTTTGCAAGCGAAGTTGCTGCGTGTCCTACAAGAACGAGAATGTCAAAGGCTCGGTGGCACAAGCACCATCTCCATTGACCTCCGGATCCTGGCTGCTACGAATCAGGATTTAGAAGATGCTATCAGAAATGGATATTTTCGTAAGGATTTGTACTATCGAATCTCGGCATTCCACATCACGGTTCCGCCACTCAGAAAACGGCGCGAAGATATCCCTATCTTGGCTGATCACTTCCTAACAAAATATGCCGCAGCCGCCGAGAAATCCATTCGCGCCATTTCTACTGATGCCTTACAAATGCTGAGGCAGCACGACTTCCCAGGCAACGTGCGCGAACTGGAAAATATTATTGCAAGTGCAGTTTTATATGAGACGACAGACCTGCTGCAACCCCAAAGCCTCCCTTTATCCCTAACACAAGAGAGTTCACAAGCCATTACAAATGACCCGATGGATACCACTGTTATTCTGCCGCTTGGCGAAGTTGAACGGAGAGCCATCGTCCACGCTCTCAAAGTGACAGGCGGTAATATGTCCGATGCCGCACAGCAGTTGGGCATCGGTAGAACCACACTTTATCGGAAATTGGACAAATATAACCTACTACCGTAA
- a CDS encoding T9SS type A sorting domain-containing protein, whose amino-acid sequence MLTCMRAKLALFMFLIFSSIISMPAMAQEYDDDPPSQPLGRLLVADGETGLLQLIELDNGEVIETFMVEGAARVYTTESGRIAGVVQTGDNSVNFIDSGLYLEAHGDHFDKEKGRPSLLPFNLTGELANSQRPIHFVSHEGRVNIHFDGNFGEGVDSKNVTVREEDLFLPNPDTLILTSAAQHGVGAPVHGGKIIFSLPDPDREFGSLPSGFAVVDEYGNIVQTFNDKEDFQASCLGMHGETIVGEHFIAGCNEKREDGTGDGGVFVMTHDPVTGLFSAHKIAYPDGLRTSIVRSHHAQPFAIGNYGSRPEPGYRALVRIHPDSTELDPNDIQELPAAYRGFGFEKEHGDKLAVLTVDGLLQVFNPIDWTLLGSTQVVADFSDAEGLLPALTLGSGFAYVSNPNAGEVLEVDLDTVSVSRTFSVEGHPVNMTALGWVAPLGPAPAGDTDHSHEPVADGDDFSDVYYASLSQGLNMISAPLKPRTPMNARSLAEMVGATTVIKLDDVNQEFVGWTPDAPGNGFPIEGAKGYIVNVPQARQAAFVGAPWTNQPQVPAAPIARSIDTPNSTWAFVVSGQLEGVQNLDGYLVTVRNLRTNAIMMSRVQDGYFAAATADLSRQSVVWVGDTLEVTVADATGEIASEKLNFVVMPDTLANAVLPITLDGIGIPQQSLLLQNYPNPFNPETWIPYRLSESAPVTLSIYDTTGRLVRTLSIGFKPAGFYQGRTRAAYWDGRNDVGERVSSGVYFYRLSTPSFHQMKRMIILK is encoded by the coding sequence ATGCTTACTTGCATGAGAGCCAAACTGGCTCTGTTTATGTTTTTGATATTTTCTTCAATCATCTCAATGCCAGCCATGGCACAAGAGTATGATGATGATCCGCCTAGTCAGCCGCTGGGTCGGTTACTTGTTGCAGATGGCGAAACCGGTTTACTCCAACTTATTGAACTTGACAATGGAGAAGTGATAGAAACCTTCATGGTGGAAGGGGCCGCGCGTGTTTACACGACCGAAAGCGGTCGCATCGCAGGCGTTGTTCAAACTGGTGACAACAGCGTTAATTTCATCGACTCCGGTCTGTACCTGGAAGCGCACGGCGATCATTTCGATAAGGAGAAAGGCAGACCGAGCTTGCTGCCGTTCAACCTTACCGGCGAACTCGCAAACTCGCAAAGACCAATTCACTTTGTTTCCCACGAAGGGCGTGTTAACATCCACTTTGATGGCAATTTTGGTGAGGGTGTGGATTCAAAAAACGTCACTGTGCGCGAGGAAGATTTGTTCTTACCCAACCCGGACACGCTCATATTGACCTCTGCGGCGCAGCACGGTGTCGGAGCACCGGTGCACGGCGGCAAGATAATTTTCTCGCTCCCCGATCCTGACCGTGAGTTCGGCTCACTTCCGAGCGGCTTTGCGGTAGTTGATGAATACGGAAATATTGTTCAAACGTTCAACGACAAGGAAGATTTCCAAGCATCCTGCCTCGGTATGCACGGCGAAACGATAGTCGGCGAACATTTCATAGCTGGCTGTAATGAGAAACGTGAGGATGGCACGGGGGATGGTGGCGTTTTTGTGATGACCCACGACCCAGTGACCGGTCTGTTCTCCGCACACAAGATCGCTTATCCTGACGGTCTGCGAACGAGCATCGTCAGGTCTCATCACGCCCAGCCGTTTGCCATCGGCAATTACGGTAGCCGCCCGGAGCCGGGCTACAGAGCCCTCGTCCGTATCCACCCCGATTCGACCGAGCTTGACCCGAACGACATTCAGGAACTGCCAGCAGCCTATCGTGGCTTCGGTTTTGAGAAGGAACATGGAGATAAGTTAGCAGTGCTGACCGTTGACGGTCTGTTGCAGGTGTTCAACCCGATCGATTGGACGTTGCTCGGATCGACACAAGTGGTTGCAGATTTCAGTGATGCGGAAGGTCTTCTCCCCGCGCTGACTCTCGGTAGTGGGTTCGCCTATGTCAGCAATCCCAATGCCGGTGAGGTTCTTGAGGTTGACCTTGACACTGTATCCGTCAGCAGGACATTTTCTGTCGAAGGACACCCAGTGAATATGACAGCCTTGGGTTGGGTTGCACCGCTGGGACCTGCGCCAGCAGGGGACACCGACCACAGCCATGAACCTGTCGCCGACGGAGACGATTTCAGCGATGTCTACTATGCTTCTCTCTCCCAAGGATTGAACATGATCTCCGCGCCGCTGAAGCCTCGCACGCCGATGAACGCTCGGTCGCTGGCGGAGATGGTTGGCGCAACGACAGTAATTAAGCTTGATGATGTCAACCAAGAGTTCGTTGGCTGGACACCGGATGCACCGGGCAACGGGTTCCCAATTGAAGGGGCAAAGGGATACATCGTCAACGTGCCGCAGGCACGACAGGCTGCCTTTGTCGGGGCACCGTGGACGAATCAACCGCAAGTTCCTGCGGCACCGATTGCCAGGTCAATTGACACGCCAAATAGCACTTGGGCTTTCGTTGTCAGTGGGCAATTAGAAGGTGTGCAGAACCTTGATGGCTATCTGGTCACTGTAAGAAACCTGCGGACGAACGCTATTATGATGAGTCGTGTGCAAGACGGCTACTTTGCCGCAGCGACCGCCGATCTCTCCCGCCAGAGCGTCGTCTGGGTTGGCGACACTCTGGAAGTCACCGTTGCGGATGCAACCGGAGAGATTGCTTCGGAGAAGCTGAATTTCGTCGTGATGCCAGACACGCTGGCAAACGCTGTTCTCCCTATTACACTTGACGGGATTGGCATACCCCAGCAGAGCCTACTGTTGCAGAATTATCCCAACCCGTTCAATCCCGAAACGTGGATACCTTATCGCCTTTCGGAGTCAGCCCCTGTGACGCTATCAATTTACGATACGACAGGGCGACTGGTGCGAACGCTTTCGATTGGCTTCAAACCAGCGGGTTTCTATCAAGGCAGGACACGTGCTGCCTATTGGGATGGTCGAAATGATGTGGGTGAGCGGGTTTCAAGTGGTGTTTATTTCTACCGATTGTCCACGCCGTCTTTCCATCAGATGAAGCGGATGATTATTTTGAAATAA